The Ahaetulla prasina isolate Xishuangbanna chromosome 11, ASM2864084v1, whole genome shotgun sequence genome contains a region encoding:
- the RBM41 gene encoding RNA-binding protein 41 isoform X1, with amino-acid sequence MRRCGGGEEAAAEELETEGERQLKRLLRHQLDTAASLEQCMAKRHRFAPATVYRPFGEEAAGARTLPEFRALQESSGEAASLQELGLSDAEIRLWRQRAHKSPGLGAAPEAARDRIRAIQEKITERQRILSLPQHFAGSKSLSRREMEIENALFQGTDRHSFLRMLYRQDEAQPKAAPEMGPMAQLDAVYRELLSEPLSSQRPLEPPKSPQKVPDSSCSTPFSSLGAAPPAVEPVMVTEPVECVPEEEILRSRLSKEEIHRIPRFSSYSPGEPSEVLYVKNLSRNTTVKDLLPLFSRFQEKNGPPLRLRLLNGRMKGQAFLTFPSKYLASVGGEGRAGLSSPPLCFLLWPAVSQAQEALELLNGFLLLGKPLILEFGRSGKPASALGPGINSALQNDDSRSDKS; translated from the exons ATGAGGAG GTGCGGCGgcggggaggaggcggcggcggaggaACTGGAGACGGAGGGCGAGAGGCAGCTGAAGCGGCTGCTGCGCCACCAGCTGGACACGGCGGCGTCGCTCGAGCA GTGCATGGCCAAGCGGCACCGCTTCGCGCCGGCGACCGTGTACCGGCCCTTCGGAGAGGAAGCCGCCGGCGCCCGCACCTTGCCGGAGTTCCGGGCCCTGCAGGAGAGCAGTGGGGAAGCGGCATCTCTGCAGGAGCTGGGCCTCTCCGACGCCGAGATCCGCCTCTGGAGGCAGCGGGCCCATAAG AGCCCTGGGCTTGGGGCAGCGCCGGAGGCCGCTCGGGACAGGATCAGAGCCATCCAGGAAAAGATTACTGAGCGCCAGCGCATCCTCTCCCTGCCGCAGCACTTTGCAGGCAGCAAGTCTCTCAGCAGGCGCGAGATGGAGATTGAGAATGCTCTTTTCCAGGGAACAGACCGCCATTCCTTCCTGCGGATGTTGTATCGCCAAG ATGAAGCTCAGCCAAAGGCTGCCCCCGAGATGGGCCCAATGGCTCAGCTGGATGCGGTTTATCGGGAGCTTCTGAGCGAACCATTGTCAAGCCAGAGGCCCCTGGAACCACCAAAGTCTCCCCAGAAGGTGCCTGATTCATCATGCTCTACCCCCTTCAGTAGCCTTGGAGCAGCTCCGCCGGCCGTGGAGCCTGTGATGGTGACGGAACCTGTAGAGTGTGTGCCAGAAGAGGAGATACTCCGGAGCCGCCTTTCCAAAGAAGAAATCCACCGGATTCCCAGATTTTCCTCCTATAGCCCAGGGGAGCCAAGCGAG GTGCTGTACGTGAAAAATCTGAGTCGCAACACTACAGTGAAGGACCTGCTGCCCTTGTTCTCCCGCTTCCAAGAAAAGAATGGCCCCCCTCTTCGTTTGCGCCTGCTGAATGGGCGCATGAAAGGCCAGGCTTTCCTCACCTTTCCCAGTAAGTACCTGGCCTCTGTGGGAGGGGAGGGCCGGGCCGGACTCTCCTCTCCTCCACTATGTTTCCTTCTCTGGCCAGCCGTGTCCCAGGCCCAGGAAGCTTTGGAGCTGCTCAACGGGTTCCTCCTGCTAGGGAAGCCACTCATCCTTGAGTTTGGTCGTAGTGGGAAGCCGGCTTCTGCCCTGGGCCCTGGAATCAACTCTGCACTCCAGAACGACGACAGCCGGTCAGACAAATCCTAG
- the RBM41 gene encoding RNA-binding protein 41 isoform X3, translated as MRRCGGGEEAAAEELETEGERQLKRLLRHQLDTAASLEQCMAKRHRFAPATVYRPFGEEAAGARTLPEFRALQESSGEAASLQELGLSDAEIRLWRQRAHKSPGLGAAPEAARDRIRAIQEKITERQRILSLPQHFAGSKSLSRREMEIENALFQGTDRHSFLRMLYRQDEAQPKAAPEMGPMAQLDAVYRELLSEPLSSQRPLEPPKSPQKVPDSSCSTPFSSLGAAPPAVEPVMVTEPVECVPEEEILRSRLSKEEIHRIPRFSSYSPGEPSEVLYVKNLSRNTTVKDLLPLFSRFQEKNGPPLRLRLLNGRMKGQAFLTFPRKPLILEFGRSGKPASALGPGINSALQNDDSRSDKS; from the exons ATGAGGAG GTGCGGCGgcggggaggaggcggcggcggaggaACTGGAGACGGAGGGCGAGAGGCAGCTGAAGCGGCTGCTGCGCCACCAGCTGGACACGGCGGCGTCGCTCGAGCA GTGCATGGCCAAGCGGCACCGCTTCGCGCCGGCGACCGTGTACCGGCCCTTCGGAGAGGAAGCCGCCGGCGCCCGCACCTTGCCGGAGTTCCGGGCCCTGCAGGAGAGCAGTGGGGAAGCGGCATCTCTGCAGGAGCTGGGCCTCTCCGACGCCGAGATCCGCCTCTGGAGGCAGCGGGCCCATAAG AGCCCTGGGCTTGGGGCAGCGCCGGAGGCCGCTCGGGACAGGATCAGAGCCATCCAGGAAAAGATTACTGAGCGCCAGCGCATCCTCTCCCTGCCGCAGCACTTTGCAGGCAGCAAGTCTCTCAGCAGGCGCGAGATGGAGATTGAGAATGCTCTTTTCCAGGGAACAGACCGCCATTCCTTCCTGCGGATGTTGTATCGCCAAG ATGAAGCTCAGCCAAAGGCTGCCCCCGAGATGGGCCCAATGGCTCAGCTGGATGCGGTTTATCGGGAGCTTCTGAGCGAACCATTGTCAAGCCAGAGGCCCCTGGAACCACCAAAGTCTCCCCAGAAGGTGCCTGATTCATCATGCTCTACCCCCTTCAGTAGCCTTGGAGCAGCTCCGCCGGCCGTGGAGCCTGTGATGGTGACGGAACCTGTAGAGTGTGTGCCAGAAGAGGAGATACTCCGGAGCCGCCTTTCCAAAGAAGAAATCCACCGGATTCCCAGATTTTCCTCCTATAGCCCAGGGGAGCCAAGCGAG GTGCTGTACGTGAAAAATCTGAGTCGCAACACTACAGTGAAGGACCTGCTGCCCTTGTTCTCCCGCTTCCAAGAAAAGAATGGCCCCCCTCTTCGTTTGCGCCTGCTGAATGGGCGCATGAAAGGCCAGGCTTTCCTCACCTTTCCCA GGAAGCCACTCATCCTTGAGTTTGGTCGTAGTGGGAAGCCGGCTTCTGCCCTGGGCCCTGGAATCAACTCTGCACTCCAGAACGACGACAGCCGGTCAGACAAATCCTAG
- the RBM41 gene encoding RNA-binding protein 41 isoform X2, giving the protein MRRCGGGEEAAAEELETEGERQLKRLLRHQLDTAASLEQCMAKRHRFAPATVYRPFGEEAAGARTLPEFRALQESSGEAASLQELGLSDAEIRLWRQRAHKSPGLGAAPEAARDRIRAIQEKITERQRILSLPQHFAGSKSLSRREMEIENALFQGTDRHSFLRMLYRQDEAQPKAAPEMGPMAQLDAVYRELLSEPLSSQRPLEPPKSPQKVPDSSCSTPFSSLGAAPPAVEPVMVTEPVECVPEEEILRSRLSKEEIHRIPRFSSYSPGEPSEVLYVKNLSRNTTVKDLLPLFSRFQEKNGPPLRLRLLNGRMKGQAFLTFPTVSQAQEALELLNGFLLLGKPLILEFGRSGKPASALGPGINSALQNDDSRSDKS; this is encoded by the exons ATGAGGAG GTGCGGCGgcggggaggaggcggcggcggaggaACTGGAGACGGAGGGCGAGAGGCAGCTGAAGCGGCTGCTGCGCCACCAGCTGGACACGGCGGCGTCGCTCGAGCA GTGCATGGCCAAGCGGCACCGCTTCGCGCCGGCGACCGTGTACCGGCCCTTCGGAGAGGAAGCCGCCGGCGCCCGCACCTTGCCGGAGTTCCGGGCCCTGCAGGAGAGCAGTGGGGAAGCGGCATCTCTGCAGGAGCTGGGCCTCTCCGACGCCGAGATCCGCCTCTGGAGGCAGCGGGCCCATAAG AGCCCTGGGCTTGGGGCAGCGCCGGAGGCCGCTCGGGACAGGATCAGAGCCATCCAGGAAAAGATTACTGAGCGCCAGCGCATCCTCTCCCTGCCGCAGCACTTTGCAGGCAGCAAGTCTCTCAGCAGGCGCGAGATGGAGATTGAGAATGCTCTTTTCCAGGGAACAGACCGCCATTCCTTCCTGCGGATGTTGTATCGCCAAG ATGAAGCTCAGCCAAAGGCTGCCCCCGAGATGGGCCCAATGGCTCAGCTGGATGCGGTTTATCGGGAGCTTCTGAGCGAACCATTGTCAAGCCAGAGGCCCCTGGAACCACCAAAGTCTCCCCAGAAGGTGCCTGATTCATCATGCTCTACCCCCTTCAGTAGCCTTGGAGCAGCTCCGCCGGCCGTGGAGCCTGTGATGGTGACGGAACCTGTAGAGTGTGTGCCAGAAGAGGAGATACTCCGGAGCCGCCTTTCCAAAGAAGAAATCCACCGGATTCCCAGATTTTCCTCCTATAGCCCAGGGGAGCCAAGCGAG GTGCTGTACGTGAAAAATCTGAGTCGCAACACTACAGTGAAGGACCTGCTGCCCTTGTTCTCCCGCTTCCAAGAAAAGAATGGCCCCCCTCTTCGTTTGCGCCTGCTGAATGGGCGCATGAAAGGCCAGGCTTTCCTCACCTTTCCCA CCGTGTCCCAGGCCCAGGAAGCTTTGGAGCTGCTCAACGGGTTCCTCCTGCTAGGGAAGCCACTCATCCTTGAGTTTGGTCGTAGTGGGAAGCCGGCTTCTGCCCTGGGCCCTGGAATCAACTCTGCACTCCAGAACGACGACAGCCGGTCAGACAAATCCTAG